A window of Trichomycterus rosablanca isolate fTriRos1 chromosome 5, fTriRos1.hap1, whole genome shotgun sequence contains these coding sequences:
- the LOC134314627 gene encoding major royal jelly protein 3-like has product MAFSAFKWGGVAVGVTAAAAAGCYLLYQKWGKAPKSTADVAVQTEPVEDIPQNMRQADRTQLEGIAEDIRQIRNILEENRELGGAQIGNNLEGNRELGRAQIGNILEGNRELGRAQIGNILEGNRELGGAQIGNNLEDNRELGRAQIGNILEGNRELGGAQIGNNLEDNRELGGAQIGNNLEDNRQGGQYIRRRYRRVRTIRITQTSLFDQAWGWLYNALTG; this is encoded by the exons ATGGCGTTCAGTGCCTTTAAATGGGGAGGCGTCGCGGTCGGCGttacagctgctgctgctgccggCTGTTATCTGCTTTACCAGAAATGGGGTAAAGCACCAAAGAGCACCGCAGATGTCGCGGTGCAGACGGAGCCGGTGGAAGACATTCCACAGAACATGAGACAGGCAGACAGGACACAGCTGGAAGGAATAGCTGAGGACATCAGACAGATACGaaacattttggaggaaaatagAGAGTTAGGAGGGGCACAGATAGGAAACAATTTGGAGGGCAATAGAGAGTTAGGAAGGGCACAGATAGGAAACATTTTGGAGGGCAATAGAGAGTTAGGAAGGGCACAGATAGGAAACATTTTGGAGGGCAATAGAGAGTTGGGAGGGGCACAGATAGGAAACAATTTGGAGGACAATAGAGAGTTAGGAAGGGCACAGATAGGAAACATTTTGGAGGGCAATAGAGAGTTAGGAGGGGCACAGATAGGAAACAATTTGGAGGACAATAGAGAGTTAGGAGGGGCACAGATAGGAAACAATTTGGAGGACAATAGACAGG GTGGGCAGTACATAAGAAGAAGGTACAGAAGAGTTCGGACCATACGCATTACACAAACCTCTTTATTTGACCAGGCTTGGGGCTGGCTCTACAACGCACTGACTGGTTAA